DNA from Pseudobacteroides sp.:
AATACTATCAGATGCTTCTGAATATCCTTAGCCGTGTCGACGATTGCACCCCCAAGTGCAATCGTAACTCAAATGCCGCTTGTATATACCAACGAACCCAGTATTACTAAGTAATACCATTTTTTCGAGCTGTTTCTTTAGTAAGTTTTACAATGTTTGATTCTAAATATTAAAAATCGGATTTACATTCTCCGTTTCTTTATACCTATTTTATAATCTTCTTTTTAAATAATCAATAATGGACTTAGGTATCACTGACTTAACTCGTTCCTTTATATTCAGTCCGATCTTAATCTTTTCAATAAAGTCCTCATTTGTAATATTCTTATAAAACAAATCTCTACCGTCCGGTCGTATAGTTGGACGAATAAGATTACCTTGTTTCATCATAACTTCATCCAAACTGCACTCAATGATTTCTGCATTTTCTCTAATTGAATTTATCATTAATTTCCCTTTTTCATTATTTGCTAAAACTGATGATACACCAAATTTGGATGCAAACTCTGGATGGCATTTCTGAATCCCCCAAAAATCACCTATTGTAATATCCCCAACTCTCCTTGTCGTAGCATATTTACACTGATAGCAGCACTCTCTATAACAATCACCATCCATAAAGTGTTTTCCATATCTATCAAGGGAAAGAGCTTGTGATTTTGTTCTTGTTGCAGTCCTTAGAAGATAGTGTGTTCCCCAGCCTCTTTTTTCTTTTGAGCGAAAATTATATTCCAAAACAGGTTCGTTTAATTTTTTTTCTAAAAACTTAAAATATTTTAAAAGAAAATGTGGGGATGGTACGCCATGACATATTAAATCAATTGTATATAAGTTTCCATGCTCCCGTTTGCCTAAATAAGAATACAATCCTGCAATTTGGCAGGGTGTTCCTGTAAACAAAACTACTTTACCTTCATCTATAAATTTCTTGGCAATGGAATAACAATTTTTTAAATTTGATTGAACATATTTAGATGACTGAATTCTTTGTAATTCTTCATATTTATCTACGCTGGTATGCTCCACCTGCATATCTTTGGTATATGTACATCCAAATACAACACCACTCATTTTAATAGCCCAATGAGCTATCAGGTCTGAAGCACCCCCTGATGCAGAATCCAAGATACGCTTTTCATCTTTATTCTTAAGTGCATATACAGCTACAGGAGCTTCAGACTGAAATTTGCTAGGGTTCATTGCCGGGCAATGTTTTACACACAATCCACAATTCACGCAAGCATTTTCTCGAATAACTGGGTATAGAAACCCTTCATGGTTTTCATTAATATCAATACAGTTACATGGACAAATCTGCTCACAACCTCTACAGCCCACACAAGCTGTACCAACTTCCCGAATATTCACTACTATCCTTCCTCCATTACAATATCTGAGTGATTTGGTTTCCTATATAGCTACGAGTCCTTTCTCTCTCTAATGTTATAATCTGATCAACCGCTGCAAAGTCTATATCTCTACTCAACACTGTTTCAGTTTCTGTAATACCCATAGCAATTCTCTCTCTCAATCCAAGCCGCTCCAATAAATCTGTCAGTTTCTCTTCGTTTCCATAGGAATTTCCTAAACTTTTGCGTACAATTGTTACAAAATTTCTATGAGTAATGATTGAAAATATGCTGCCATGAAAAGTATCAGTTATCACTTCCTCCGCGTGCTGAAAATATGCCAACACTTCAAACGGAGAGCAATCAATAAAACGATCCGCACATTTCTGAATCCCACCAATAGCATATACTTTTAAATTCTTTCTTTTTGCATATGCTGTAATCCAATCTGCTTCTTTATCTGAAATTCTTCCAGAGTACGCATACAAAATAAGGTATTTTTCAGTTGACCTCATATCTGGAATGATTTTGCAGCAGCCAGTATAATCATAAGCCAATACTGGGTCAAGATGATATTCCGGTTCCTTACTAGTTAGTGTTGTAACAAGGCTTCCAGAATTTTTATCACGAACAGACACCGCATCAAATTTCTTTAGTAACTCACCTATTTCTTCTATTTTATCATACTCCTGAAGCTTTTCCAGTGTGGTATTTCCAAAGGATGCAGCATAACTTATTAACTTTTTCGCACGATTATCTTTACCAAATAACTCCAAAGAGTATCCAACATTAGAATTTTTCTGGATGCAGTTAAACACTTCATCACTGCCAATGACTAAGCAGTCAAGCTCTGGAGTATAGTTCATTTTCTCAGTAATACCAAGTAAAGGGAGATACTTTTTGGCAAAAGATTGCTTATAAGTAATAAAAGCTAATTTATGTGATAACGGAGCATGATATTTGAATGTTTCAAGTCCTTTTTGCAACTTTCTCACAATTGGATTTTTCCTATCTGAGTACTCACTGATAATGGGCCTCTCAACGTGATAGTCAACAAACTCAACTTGACATGACTGTTGTTCTAATAATTGTTTTAGTGCGTAAGCCTGCAGGAATGAGCCATAATTTGCTATCCTCTGCATAGATAGGATTCCTACCTTTTTCATAATATCACTACTCCTTCTTTAGATGCAACAGTTTTCTTACTGCTAAATACTTGAATCCAATAAATAGATAATTAAAAAAATGTTTGAACAATCCTTTCAAGTTCTTGATTAAACTTTTCATTATTACTGTTCATATTATTGTTCATTGTTGAAACAACATTGTCATAATTTGCGATTGTATCACCTAACTTCTCTATGTCCAATATTGGAATTATAGTACCCGTGCGTTCTGCCACAGCCTTCGCAAACTCTACCTGATGATTATTTACATGCTCATCAAACATAAACTGTCGCGGAACAACAATAGGAATCTTGCCTATTTGAAGAGGCATAATAAAGCTTGCCGGCCCACCATGAGTAACAACAATTCTAGCCTCTGCTACATTTTTTTCCATTTCACTATAAGGAATCAACTTACTCCATGTGCAGTACTTGGGCTCATATGTACTATATCCTGTTTGTACAATAACTTCATCCTGGATTTTATTGTCTCGCTTTAAATTATCCACATACTCAATCAGCCTGTTAAAAGGCTGCTCATGCGTTCCCACTGTAACAAATATCATTTTTTCTCACCCTCGTTAGAATATGCTTCCTAAATTAACAGCCTTTTTATAGACTCGTTTTTGTTCTTCCCACTGAACTATAAATTTATCTACAATCGGATATACCATCTTACCAGTCATTGTAGGTTTGTCAATGCGATCAAACACCTCTATATAAATCAACTTAGCCCCCAATAGCTTCCCTAAATAGAAAAACGGAACCGCCACAGCTGCCCCTGAGGAAATTATCAAATCCGGTTTTTCTTTTCTAAGCACTTTCCATGCGATAACCATATTTTTAACCAGGGCTTTCAGACTTCGATTAGTGGGATAATAGCAAGGATACATTTTTTCATCTTTTAGTAAGCTCTTAGCATCTTCTTTATCAAACGTCACCCAAAATCTATCTTTAGTGCTCAAAAAGGGCATTAACATATATAAATGTGTTAGATGCCCGCCTGATGAACCAACAAGACATACTTTAATATTATTGCTACCATTACCCATTTCTCGCTCCAACTTTCTATAATTCTAAAACTTACTTCCAGTCTTTATCAAAAGGTTGAGACTTGTACATCTTTTCATATTAAAAACATTTACACTATTTAACAATTCTAAATTATTATATTAAATAATACTATGAGAGGAAAATAGATTTGCTTGAAATCTATAGTATTTAGTTTATTCCTTACTTATTTTCCTTACTTATTTTCCTTACTTATTTTAAATTCATATCAATTAATTGTCAATAGTAAATAGCCCTAATATTTTACATTTCTTTCTTTTTATATATTTTCTTATGAATTTTCATCAACTTTGTCAACTATTATTTCTAATTTGTCAAAATGTAGGTTTAATCTCTCTTTCAAAGGTTCACTAAGTACAAGAGTAATTACTGTACCTACAGATAAATTTTCGAATGAATAAAAAACATTTGTATAATTATTATATGTCTGAATCTTCTTTTCAAATGGTATGTCAGTTTTTATAATCATATGTTCGTAAAAATTGTCCTTATTATCACCGCTTACAAGGCTTCCCTTTTTATGCATTGATATTGGAAGCAGCTTATCCTCCTTCTGGCTCTCAGTCAAAGTCAGAACTAGATCCTTTGAACGGACATATACATGGTCCTCTGTAAAAGGGGTTTCATTTGCTTTGAGTACATATTTCCATTGTGACTTTTGCATTGAAATTATTTGTTCTACACCAAGAAGCTTTGAGAGCTTTTCATCATAGTACTTTTCATTCAGCTCATATATTTCTTTGTTAACCGAATCAATTTTACTTGAAAGCTCCTTATTTTTTTCAGCATACGAGCTAGTTATCTGGCTGGCCCTTTTATCTGCTGCCCTAAAATCAAAGTAAAATTTTACAGCAATACCCAGGGATATAACTAACAAGACAGACAATGCTGTTATGATTCTTTTGAGTTTTCTATGCATTTTATTCCAACACCCCCATATAATAAATAATCTCAAGAACAAGGATTACCTCGTTCTTGAGATTTTAAAGCATATTTATATTTTAAATCAATTATTTTGTAACTGTAACCTTCTGTGTATATGAACTAAGATGCGAGCCCGAGCTGATATCCTTAACTTTTACTATAATTTCATATTCCCTTGCCTGCTTTGGTAACCAGTAGAATGTATTGTCCGGAGAAAAGCTCTGCAATGTAATCCAGTCATAATTATCATACCTCAATCCAAACTCATACATAAGACTATTAGTTCCTGATGCATTTGCTGTAATTTTAAGAACCTTGCCCACCTTCTTATCACCTGCTAAACCAACGCTTTTTATAGATGCCGTTACTGGTTTATCAGGATCTATGATAGAGTATGTAACACTTCGCTGAGCCTCATAGGAACCTGAGTTAACATCTTTAGCCCTGGCCAATATTGTGTATTCACCAGGCAACATAGGTTTCCATTTCAACTTATTAACAGGTGAGTAATCCTGTAAAACTACATATCCTTTCGTCTCATACTTGTAGAATGCATATAAAAGATTCTTACTGCCTGATCCGTGAGCTGTAATCTCCAATTGAGTACCTATAGCCTGGGTTCTGTCCTTTTTGCTAAGTTCAAGCGGTGCAAGGCTGATTCCTTTTGGCACATCGCTAGTTTCAACCTTGTAATAGCTTTTACGGAAAGCATCATCAAATTTTACCGAAGTGCTGTCCTTTATATAAGCAGACACTTCATAAATACCTGACTTGGGTGCACTCCATGCCAGCTTTTCACCATTTCTATACCCCTCAGTAATTGTAGGCTTTCTATATTGCTCACCAATAGTAAACATATAGTTATTTTTATATCCACCCCTTAGGACACTTTCAGTCACAATCCTGCGATTTTCACTTTTACCTATCTTCTCAATGTCCATTTTCTTGAATTCAGGATATATGTAGCCTTCAGCCCTTATCTCAAATGCTTTATCCATTCTGTCAGCTTGAGTTCCGGTGATGTCGTTTGCATCAAATATATCCACTTCTAGAGTAAAGGTCCCTACGGCACTTGGCTTCCACACAAACAAATTCGATTTGGTGAAAGTTTGTCTGGTAATCCACTTGTTGCCTTGTTTTACAAGAAAGCTATAAAGTATATATTTACCGCCGCTGGCAATGACTTCTACGTTAATATTCTTTCCTACCGTTCCCTGTCCGTCAATTTCGGTGTCAGCTATTATCTTCTCTATTCTCAATACGTTAGGATCATGAACTGTTATCATATCTGATCTTTGATCAAGAAACTCATCTGTAGCTTTGTTCTTAATCCTTACCTGCACCTTATACACGCCATCCTTTTTTTGAGCTGGATTCCATGTAACATTGTAATTGCCGCTATAAGCACTCACAAGCACCCACCCGTTGGCATCTTGTCCCCATACTTGATACAGTAAATCGGCACTCTGCGGATTTATTGTAATGTTGAGCTTCAGAGGATTTAAGCTAACCTGCTTAATATCAATCCCTGTGATAGTCTGTGGTACCGAAGCAATAGATGTTGCAGGCTCTGCACTTGCCACATTAAAAGAGAATATGCTTAAAACAAATACTGATAACAACAACCTGATAACAACCCTTCTCATTTTAATCCCCTCCTAAATATAAAATGAATTATTTAATAAGCAATAAAAAGCTTGCTTGCAATAAATAAAATAAACTAAAATGTAAATTAAGCTTCTAATTTGTATATTTCTAGTATTATTGCAACATTATATTATAACACCCTTGAAAAATCAATATTTTTGAAAATTATTTCCTTAATATTACTGTTTTATTTAATACATGGGCATATTTGAATTTACAGACCATATCCAGTATAATAAAGGTTAATTGTTTACAATATATACTATTGCAAATCATTTTGTGAATGTTTACGAAAGGATCAAACTTTATAATGCTTAAAGACAAGAAAAGACTGGCACTTTACTTGCTTCTGATACCTGTATATCTTTTAATGATCTATCTTTTTTCACAGCAGACCGGTGGTACATCAAATCAAATATCAAAAGGAATATTAAAGAATATTGCAGAAACTCTATTTGGCCTTACAGGCAATGAATTAACCCACGATAGACTGGAAACCGTAAACCTGCTTTTCCGGAAGTTCCTCCATTTTACCGAATACTTTATATTGGCTGTGCTTCTTTACAGTTTGCTGAAAAACCTGTCTTTAGACATCAAAAAAAGGCTTATGCTTTCCATAATACTCGCTGTTATTTTCTCCATATCAGACGAATTTCACCAGTTGTTCGTGCCCAAGAGAACAGGTAGTATTGTTGATGTGTTGATAGATTCATCCGGAGTTATTCTAGGTGCTTTATTAATGTATTACAGAGAAAAGAAAAAAGGAAGGTTGGCTTCTGATACATCTTCGTCATGATAGACCCTCCGGACCATTTTTCCTATTTTATAATATCACACGTGATAACAGTTTATCTACATTAAATAGGCTCTAAACCCTATATTTTTCAAGCAAAATTTAAAGATATAGGTCTAAAGTCCCATATAATCACAGGAAGAATTTGTATAAAATATTGAATAAGTAAACTAATATTTTTAAGATGGGAGGATGATATTTTATGGATTATTCCAATGTTAAGCGGCGTTTGATTAAGCTTCACACAGGGCTGCTGGCAGCCATTTTGGTTACATCGGTTTCTATACCTGTCTATGCTTGCAAAGCAGGTGCCAATTCATATCCCACAAAACAAAATACATACTCTTCTAAGATCAAGAAGACCGAATATTATTTGTCAAAAGGTAAAGTGTATTCAGGCAACAAAAAAGTACTTAGTCTTTCTGTATCCAGCCAGGGAGCCGCTTCATTTTTTCAGCACATAAACTATAAAGGCTACTTGGCTACTTTACAGGAAGGAGACTATACACTTAGAAAGCTGTTGGCCAAGGGTATCAGAAACAATGATATTTCATCACTTAAATTAGTAAAAGGCTATCAGGTTACAATTTATGACGGGGACAATTTTACAGGTAAGCAGTGGAGCTTTAAAGCAGACAACAGTGATTTCAGCAAATTAAAACTAAATGATAAAATGACATCCGTGAAAATCAAACGCATTTCCACCCCAACACCGGCACCAACTTCAACGCCAATACCAACACAGACTGCATCTGCTTCAACGTTAAAACCAACTGCTACACCCACATTAAAACCTACTTCAGCACAAGTACCTACACCAACTGCCACACCCACATTAAGGCCGACTCCTACTATAACACCAACCGCAACTCCAACATTAATGCCAACATTGAGACCGACTCCCACAGTGACCCCAACCTCAGCACCAACACCTGTACCTAGTGGAATGAATGCAGATGAGAAGGCACTTCTGGATCTGGTTAATAAAGCAAGGGCTGATGCAAATTTAAAGCTCCTCCAATATGACCTGGCTGTAGCAAATGTTGCTATGATCAAGGCCAAGGATATGGTTGATAACAATTATTTCAGCCACACTTCACCCACATACGGTTCACCCTTTGATATGATGCAAATATTCGGCATCACCTATAGATATGCAGGGGAAAACATTGCTGCAGGATATACAAGTGTTCAGGATGTATTTAACGGTTGGATGAATTCTCCCGGACATAAGGCAAATATACTGGGTGCCAATTTTACACACTGTGGATTTGGAATTGCCAGCGGCGGAACTTATGGCGGCAAAACCTGGGTTCAGATGTTTATTGGTAAGCCTTAACATAAAAGACTGATAGATTGTTTAATTGAAATTGAAAACAGCCGATAAAATTGGAGTTTAGTCCCGATTTTGTCGGCTGTTTATATTGAAATTCAACATATAAAATGATAATATTTAGTAAACACAGAATACTGCTGGCAATAATAAGTTGTCAGATTAGGTTGGTGAATCATGGGTGACAAGGCATTAACCGGTGCAGGTGCTGGTAAAGGGTGCATGATTAACATTATAGTACCTAAGCTTAGTAAATGTACAGATTCAAAAGTGAATAAAAAAATAGCTGACACAATAAAGGAAAAGTGTGCAGGAAAAACTGCTGCCCAAATCAAATCCATGATTTTAAAAGATGTTAAGGAAATGGACAGCATACCGGTAGAAGAGCTTGCAGCATTGGTTGTTGACCTCTCAAACACCATAGGAGTTCCTATATTCCAATACAAAAACAATCCTTTGGATAATCCCAAAGCCATGGCAGATATTGTATTGAATCTGGAAGCAGTTTATGGTTTTTCGCCTAATCCTGATTCAACACGTATAGGTGAGTTTGCAAACAGCATTGATTGGACAAACCCGGCACATGTATTAAAAGCAACTGAAGCTAGGGAAAAATACCATCAGGAAAATGATTCAATTGCAAATCTAGTCTTGGAGATGAAGAGTAAAAATGCTCCAGTAGAAGAAATAGCTAAAGCTGCTGTCAATCAACGCAACCAGAACAGGCTTGACAGCTACTTAAAAAGAGGCGACGAGGCAGGTTACCAGAGAGTATTAAAGAGCAATCAAGAGACATATGGTAATCCTTTGGGTATGACACCAGAAAAAGCATTGGAGAAATATGGCTCTTGGGAAAAAGTAATCGAAAAATCAACAAGTACAAACTCTGGAATGGATGCCTGCTGCGGTTTGTATGATAAGTACTATCACTTATATGGTCTTTAGACATTACTTCATGTAAAAGCAAAGTGACTGGTATTTGAGGTGAATTTAAAAGGAGGCTGTATGATGGACAACCAAAATATAACAATCAAAATAAACAATTACGATAGTGATAATATAATTATATTCTTTGAAAAAAACGGAAAAAACATATGGAAAACTTTCGGTTTATTTAATTTCAGGGATGAAATGGACTATTGGGAAATGCCTACCCAACTAAAGGAAGTAAACGGTAATAACGGTTTTGTTTTTAGCAAGGATATTGATTTGGAATTGTTAAAGTCAGAAATAAACAGATTT
Protein-coding regions in this window:
- a CDS encoding Coenzyme F420 hydrogenase/dehydrogenase, beta subunit C-terminal domain, which produces MNIREVGTACVGCRGCEQICPCNCIDINENHEGFLYPVIRENACVNCGLCVKHCPAMNPSKFQSEAPVAVYALKNKDEKRILDSASGGASDLIAHWAIKMSGVVFGCTYTKDMQVEHTSVDKYEELQRIQSSKYVQSNLKNCYSIAKKFIDEGKVVLFTGTPCQIAGLYSYLGKREHGNLYTIDLICHGVPSPHFLLKYFKFLEKKLNEPVLEYNFRSKEKRGWGTHYLLRTATRTKSQALSLDRYGKHFMDGDCYRECCYQCKYATTRRVGDITIGDFWGIQKCHPEFASKFGVSSVLANNEKGKLMINSIRENAEIIECSLDEVMMKQGNLIRPTIRPDGRDLFYKNITNEDFIEKIKIGLNIKERVKSVIPKSIIDYLKRRL
- a CDS encoding polysaccharide pyruvyl transferase family protein; this encodes MKKVGILSMQRIANYGSFLQAYALKQLLEQQSCQVEFVDYHVERPIISEYSDRKNPIVRKLQKGLETFKYHAPLSHKLAFITYKQSFAKKYLPLLGITEKMNYTPELDCLVIGSDEVFNCIQKNSNVGYSLELFGKDNRAKKLISYAASFGNTTLEKLQEYDKIEEIGELLKKFDAVSVRDKNSGSLVTTLTSKEPEYHLDPVLAYDYTGCCKIIPDMRSTEKYLILYAYSGRISDKEADWITAYAKRKNLKVYAIGGIQKCADRFIDCSPFEVLAYFQHAEEVITDTFHGSIFSIITHRNFVTIVRKSLGNSYGNEEKLTDLLERLGLRERIAMGITETETVLSRDIDFAAVDQIITLERERTRSYIGNQITQIL
- a CDS encoding glycosyltransferase, translated to MIFVTVGTHEQPFNRLIEYVDNLKRDNKIQDEVIVQTGYSTYEPKYCTWSKLIPYSEMEKNVAEARIVVTHGGPASFIMPLQIGKIPIVVPRQFMFDEHVNNHQVEFAKAVAERTGTIIPILDIEKLGDTIANYDNVVSTMNNNMNSNNEKFNQELERIVQTFF
- the pssD gene encoding PssD/Cps14F family polysaccharide biosynthesis glycosyltransferase — translated: MGNGSNNIKVCLVGSSGGHLTHLYMLMPFLSTKDRFWVTFDKEDAKSLLKDEKMYPCYYPTNRSLKALVKNMVIAWKVLRKEKPDLIISSGAAVAVPFFYLGKLLGAKLIYIEVFDRIDKPTMTGKMVYPIVDKFIVQWEEQKRVYKKAVNLGSIF
- a CDS encoding triple tyrosine motif-containing protein, with product MRRVVIRLLLSVFVLSIFSFNVASAEPATSIASVPQTITGIDIKQVSLNPLKLNITINPQSADLLYQVWGQDANGWVLVSAYSGNYNVTWNPAQKKDGVYKVQVRIKNKATDEFLDQRSDMITVHDPNVLRIEKIIADTEIDGQGTVGKNINVEVIASGGKYILYSFLVKQGNKWITRQTFTKSNLFVWKPSAVGTFTLEVDIFDANDITGTQADRMDKAFEIRAEGYIYPEFKKMDIEKIGKSENRRIVTESVLRGGYKNNYMFTIGEQYRKPTITEGYRNGEKLAWSAPKSGIYEVSAYIKDSTSVKFDDAFRKSYYKVETSDVPKGISLAPLELSKKDRTQAIGTQLEITAHGSGSKNLLYAFYKYETKGYVVLQDYSPVNKLKWKPMLPGEYTILARAKDVNSGSYEAQRSVTYSIIDPDKPVTASIKSVGLAGDKKVGKVLKITANASGTNSLMYEFGLRYDNYDWITLQSFSPDNTFYWLPKQAREYEIIVKVKDISSGSHLSSYTQKVTVTK
- a CDS encoding VanZ family protein, which produces MLKDKKRLALYLLLIPVYLLMIYLFSQQTGGTSNQISKGILKNIAETLFGLTGNELTHDRLETVNLLFRKFLHFTEYFILAVLLYSLLKNLSLDIKKRLMLSIILAVIFSISDEFHQLFVPKRTGSIVDVLIDSSGVILGALLMYYREKKKGRLASDTSSS
- a CDS encoding CAP domain-containing protein, which produces MDYSNVKRRLIKLHTGLLAAILVTSVSIPVYACKAGANSYPTKQNTYSSKIKKTEYYLSKGKVYSGNKKVLSLSVSSQGAASFFQHINYKGYLATLQEGDYTLRKLLAKGIRNNDISSLKLVKGYQVTIYDGDNFTGKQWSFKADNSDFSKLKLNDKMTSVKIKRISTPTPAPTSTPIPTQTASASTLKPTATPTLKPTSAQVPTPTATPTLRPTPTITPTATPTLMPTLRPTPTVTPTSAPTPVPSGMNADEKALLDLVNKARADANLKLLQYDLAVANVAMIKAKDMVDNNYFSHTSPTYGSPFDMMQIFGITYRYAGENIAAGYTSVQDVFNGWMNSPGHKANILGANFTHCGFGIASGGTYGGKTWVQMFIGKP